The Erythrobacter insulae genome window below encodes:
- a CDS encoding CHASE2 domain-containing protein, with translation MTRTSRLFAEWALLLVAAMGLMVFAQRGEWTERLDLQILDFAAQGMADEPDPSIVLIEIDDRSLAMLGSWPWGRDIHAQLIANLSAAKPKAIGVDILYIEPSDPKADAKLAEAVANAGNVVLAHTFGDGSPAEPATIPVFPIAPVNEVAAGVGHVSVTPQSDGTVRSFGLSTTENSVDYPHFTKALMALTEESGDLSSLPAEAIVPYHQSGAFRTEPAANVFNNEFIPDFFADKIVLIGATGQGLGDQYSVPGYAGGLMSGVEIQANLLSAMKQDQLITSASQRGILALQALAILILFIVFWRSSPRFSLIIAGGLIAALLFTTFATLRIGHVWVSTGPAILAITLAYPLWAWRRLATVSRFLEAEASSLRSATDDPERRAGEGFDVVARQVSRVKMLSGEVRRNLQLVQDVINASPDAMLVFDATGSISLANTAAKRLFGANCVEEAWTFTELLMTSTLTYDEERQELEFEDGSCFLLAKASIDPSVGSEVIVMRDITGIKADERQRRETLEFLSHDMRSPQVAIIGLTGNSGDTLAKQERLKRIESQARRTLKLTDDFVQIARISTEGIVREEVELNSILFETADRAFPLAHRKAISVVTRESEDPIFVKLDPAAIARTLDNLVGNAIKFSPENAEVILSVDVSNDDHFVIGVRDFGPGLPPERVKDPFARFGAKSDSAGPSAGLGLAYVKQVVDKHRGKITIETSAGKGTEFKVSIPYS, from the coding sequence TTGACGAGAACTTCGCGTCTGTTCGCGGAATGGGCGCTGCTTCTGGTCGCTGCGATGGGCCTGATGGTGTTTGCCCAGCGCGGCGAATGGACAGAGCGTCTTGATCTGCAGATATTGGACTTTGCAGCGCAAGGAATGGCTGACGAACCCGACCCTTCGATTGTTCTTATTGAAATCGATGATCGCAGTCTGGCCATGCTTGGCAGCTGGCCGTGGGGCCGCGATATCCACGCCCAATTGATCGCGAACCTATCGGCAGCCAAGCCGAAAGCGATTGGCGTCGATATTCTGTATATTGAGCCCAGCGACCCGAAGGCCGATGCCAAGCTTGCAGAAGCGGTCGCCAATGCGGGTAATGTTGTGTTGGCTCATACATTTGGTGACGGATCGCCAGCTGAACCTGCAACAATTCCGGTCTTCCCCATCGCGCCCGTCAATGAAGTTGCAGCGGGTGTCGGCCATGTCAGCGTAACGCCACAAAGCGATGGAACTGTGCGCAGTTTCGGCCTGTCGACTACAGAAAACTCGGTCGATTATCCGCACTTCACCAAAGCGTTGATGGCGCTGACAGAAGAAAGCGGCGATTTGTCATCACTACCGGCCGAGGCGATCGTGCCATATCATCAAAGCGGCGCGTTTCGCACCGAACCGGCAGCCAACGTTTTCAACAACGAATTCATTCCCGATTTCTTCGCGGATAAGATCGTCCTGATCGGTGCAACGGGACAAGGCCTGGGCGATCAATATTCCGTCCCCGGATATGCCGGTGGTCTGATGAGCGGTGTCGAAATCCAGGCCAACCTGCTGAGCGCAATGAAGCAAGATCAACTCATCACATCAGCATCACAGCGCGGGATATTGGCACTGCAAGCGCTCGCAATTCTCATTCTGTTTATCGTGTTTTGGCGCTCATCGCCGCGGTTCAGCCTGATTATTGCAGGCGGACTTATCGCTGCGCTTTTGTTCACGACCTTTGCGACCTTGCGGATCGGCCATGTCTGGGTTTCAACCGGACCTGCGATACTGGCCATCACCCTGGCATATCCATTGTGGGCTTGGCGACGATTGGCAACAGTCAGCCGGTTTCTAGAAGCCGAAGCATCATCGCTGCGTTCCGCAACAGATGATCCCGAGCGGCGCGCAGGCGAAGGGTTTGATGTCGTTGCCCGTCAGGTTTCACGAGTGAAAATGTTAAGCGGCGAAGTTCGCCGTAACCTGCAATTGGTGCAGGATGTGATCAACGCTTCACCTGATGCAATGCTGGTTTTTGATGCAACCGGTTCGATTTCACTGGCCAACACAGCGGCAAAGAGACTGTTTGGTGCAAATTGCGTGGAGGAGGCGTGGACCTTCACCGAACTTTTGATGACCTCAACGCTCACATACGATGAAGAGCGTCAGGAACTCGAATTCGAAGATGGGTCCTGTTTCCTGCTGGCCAAAGCCTCAATCGATCCTTCGGTTGGCAGCGAAGTGATCGTGATGCGCGATATCACTGGTATTAAGGCGGATGAAAGACAGCGGCGCGAGACATTGGAGTTTCTTTCCCACGACATGCGATCACCTCAGGTCGCCATCATCGGGCTGACCGGTAATTCAGGCGACACGTTGGCGAAACAGGAGCGTCTGAAAAGGATCGAGAGCCAGGCAAGGCGCACTCTCAAACTCACCGATGATTTCGTCCAGATTGCGCGTATTTCGACCGAAGGCATCGTCCGGGAGGAAGTCGAACTCAATTCGATCCTGTTCGAAACCGCTGATCGGGCATTCCCGCTGGCGCATCGCAAGGCGATTTCGGTTGTTACGCGGGAGAGCGAAGATCCGATCTTTGTGAAACTTGATCCCGCAGCAATCGCGCGGACGCTCGACAATCTGGTCGGAAACGCGATCAAGTTTTCTCCCGAAAACGCCGAAGTCATCCTTTCGGTCGATGTCTCTAACGACGATCATTTCGTGATCGGGGTCCGCGATTTTGGGCCGGGACTACCACCGGAAAGGGTCAAGGATCCTTTTGCCCGCTTCGGCGCCAAAAGCGACAGCGCCGGCCCCAGTGCAGGATTGGGCTTAGCCTATGTAAAGCAGGTGGTGGACAAGCATCGCGGCAAAATTACGATTGAAACGAGCGCGGGTAAAGGCACCGAGTTCAAAGTCTCGATCCCTTATTCCTGA
- a CDS encoding FecR domain-containing protein produces the protein MMSINWTKGALLTATVLFGMQAPAFAESNGTVEYRIQRGDTLVELARDYFVNARAIKTVMTLNNIRNPRRLQIGKSLTVPRDVLRYKSEPLRVQAFSGPVTISRQGQAAQPEIGDIVAQGAVISTGRKGFISLVGTGNSRISIPSNSSVRLSGAKRYLINDAIDFDVRVLRGRSEVKAPTLKGEERYRVGTPRAVTAVRGTEFRVAFDEGLERSLTEVTEGEVLVASGTREVATPAGLGVATSANGLGTPETLLNAPELVDPTSIRTDAIVQFQAKPLEAAKAYRTQIARDAGFLEIIAEDVSEDGDITFDDLDDGRLFVRSRGIAESGLEGFSNSYNFRRKRLGVTGGVEPSPFADAFKFVWLPEGEGNSFGAFQLWDTKAPDVLLVDEVGLETNGFYVSNLEPGSYKWRVATFQIDEGETIKVWAPAQEFTVSD, from the coding sequence ATGATGTCGATCAACTGGACTAAAGGCGCATTGCTGACAGCGACTGTCTTGTTCGGCATGCAGGCACCAGCCTTTGCCGAGAGCAATGGTACGGTCGAATACCGGATTCAACGAGGCGACACGCTGGTTGAGCTTGCGCGTGATTACTTCGTCAATGCCCGCGCGATCAAAACAGTGATGACATTGAACAATATCCGCAATCCGCGCCGGTTGCAGATCGGTAAATCGCTTACCGTTCCGCGCGACGTGCTGCGCTATAAATCAGAGCCGCTGCGCGTTCAGGCATTCTCCGGACCCGTCACGATTTCTCGTCAGGGACAGGCAGCCCAGCCAGAAATCGGCGACATTGTTGCTCAGGGCGCTGTAATCAGCACCGGCAGAAAAGGCTTCATCTCGCTTGTCGGGACCGGCAATTCGCGCATTTCCATACCATCGAATTCTTCCGTGCGTTTGAGCGGAGCGAAGCGCTATCTGATCAATGATGCGATCGATTTTGACGTACGCGTGCTGCGCGGTCGCAGCGAAGTGAAAGCGCCGACGCTTAAAGGCGAGGAACGGTACCGCGTGGGAACGCCGCGCGCGGTCACCGCCGTTCGCGGCACCGAATTTCGGGTTGCCTTTGACGAGGGACTAGAGCGCTCTTTAACCGAGGTCACCGAAGGTGAAGTGCTCGTGGCGAGCGGAACACGCGAAGTCGCGACACCGGCGGGATTGGGTGTTGCGACGTCTGCTAATGGACTTGGGACCCCTGAAACGCTTTTGAATGCGCCAGAATTGGTGGACCCGACCAGCATCAGGACCGATGCGATCGTGCAGTTTCAAGCCAAGCCTTTGGAGGCCGCTAAAGCCTATCGGACCCAAATCGCCCGCGATGCTGGCTTCCTGGAAATCATCGCCGAGGACGTGTCCGAGGATGGCGATATCACTTTCGATGATCTGGACGATGGACGACTGTTTGTGCGCAGCCGTGGGATTGCCGAGAGCGGTCTAGAAGGATTTTCGAACAGCTACAATTTCCGCCGCAAACGGCTTGGTGTGACGGGCGGTGTGGAACCGTCTCCTTTTGCCGATGCGTTCAAGTTCGTCTGGCTGCCCGAAGGAGAGGGGAACTCCTTCGGCGCCTTTCAACTGTGGGATACAAAGGCGCCAGATGTTCTGTTGGTCGATGAAGTGGGGCTAGAGACAAACGGATTTTACGTCAGCAACCTCGAACCCGGCTCGTATAAGTGGCGCGTTGCGACATTCCAGATTGACGAAGGTGAGACCATCAAAGTGTGGGCGCCAGCTCAGGAATTTACGGTTTCCGATTAA
- a CDS encoding TonB-dependent receptor — MKHLFSPTPRLSQSSLKSSTRLMLGASGLVCAALATPAFASGATVSADFGSLAARALAPSSAASTNHAPAAPAAAISSASFAPVHNTIAPVLSFGLVDFDSTVQRGTAARFLGFTNYPAFAVKSELRLYSADQDVSTPPHAIIPANKDGVMIWTPTNYAEERMKAVYRVYDADGNFDETQVQYLDVVPAGRVMQPQGNARPDFGIVDSAATRSIPLDKAQSAVISGLAGRGVERVRIAGQLVAHDATSGDFSSAQLIPAACVQIPVTAEKVCGTNTVVHATKQAQQAISGQPGNGLNITVLDPDQAEDTPQLEERGINPDTTNGTENYQIEVRSDERKLEPVLAIGMVESERLVARGDQVTFIGYNNYPALIARQEVRIFEAGVSMTSVPLAALDLDDSGFARWSVGAEMPDQLVYVLRAYDADGRFDETAPQELVALDELKDDQTSPSRPNFGQHDEAVIRTIKMRRVATVTVTGRADPDAEIVRVGGQFVPVDAEGKFVSEQIVPDDTKDISIMIGKGEEIRFAAVRDLNFERERWFVVAQGEVTIGRSFSSGPAEIVSGSTLADGDYAIGRTAFYAKGPIGGDWKLTTALDTGEAPLEDLFSNLDRKDPRQLLRRLNSEQYYPTYGDDSTLVEDAPTQGRFYLRADNGTSQAVIGNFIAEVTSTELAQLDRGLFGALVDINSAGTTDFGERDAQVIAFASDPGTVPAREEFRGTGGSLYFLERQDVSIGSERVRVEIRDRETGLVLETRELHPREDYDFDPFNGRLTLLRPLPTTVSTGRTIREGSLAGNVPVLVVRYEYTPAVGDIDGYTVGGRGTVWIGDTLRLGVTAQKDSTADVDQTLLGADAIVRITAGTYVKAELAQTDGAGFAQSNSIDGGLSFNDFAAPIVADEAYAWRAEGAINFAELANKQGDLGKVSAFYEQLDRGFSSAGRLTIEDTERWGAAIELPLGKNGAIAASFDQVAIENRGTNRTGEVDVSKGFTLSGGTLKASAGVRHEDLAPATLFNSSQNGERTDAGVELEFQPAGSSWTLHGFGQASLSRDDTRASNNRIGAGATAQITDRLSFKGELSGGDGGFGADVMLNHRMGEGAESYVGYRLLADRTDTGLEPENLFTDNQGGALVVGSRQRFTDSLSVFGENRIGIGGDASTLARSFGLTFTPSEQVSVSGTFENGRVDDPSTGPFERTAGSVSVGYTTDAVRAGAAVEIRDEGNGTGDQTVWLIRSNLSYAVNPDWRFVSQLNLARADTEGTSIRAAEFTEAIAGFAFRPVENERVNGLIRLQYFEDLGPVGQFTGSGQTESPKQVSTIFSADFNFDLSEKLTLGTRYGYRGGKVSLGRNSEEFVSSDAHLAVLRADYNVLKQWDLLVEGRALWVTQADDLRLGALAGAYRHIGDNVKIGLGYSWSDFSDDLTDQSYSSHGPFLNILGRF; from the coding sequence ATGAAACACCTATTCTCCCCCACCCCGCGTCTGTCGCAATCTAGCCTGAAATCAAGCACTCGCTTGATGCTGGGTGCCTCAGGTCTGGTTTGTGCAGCTCTCGCCACCCCGGCTTTCGCTTCGGGTGCGACTGTATCTGCCGATTTTGGAAGTCTGGCTGCAAGGGCGCTCGCGCCAAGCAGCGCGGCTTCGACAAATCACGCTCCTGCCGCGCCGGCAGCCGCCATCAGCAGCGCATCATTTGCGCCTGTTCACAATACAATCGCACCGGTTCTGTCTTTCGGCCTCGTCGATTTTGACAGCACCGTTCAACGCGGCACAGCTGCACGCTTTCTAGGCTTCACAAACTATCCTGCCTTTGCCGTGAAGTCAGAGCTGCGTCTGTATTCCGCCGATCAGGATGTATCAACGCCGCCACACGCGATCATTCCCGCGAACAAAGATGGCGTGATGATTTGGACGCCAACCAATTATGCCGAAGAGCGCATGAAAGCGGTTTACCGCGTCTATGATGCTGACGGAAACTTTGACGAAACGCAGGTTCAATATCTTGATGTCGTCCCTGCCGGTCGCGTCATGCAACCACAAGGCAATGCGCGCCCTGATTTCGGGATCGTAGATAGCGCGGCCACGCGTTCTATCCCGCTTGATAAAGCGCAAAGCGCTGTCATTTCGGGCCTGGCGGGCCGCGGCGTGGAACGTGTGCGGATCGCTGGTCAACTGGTAGCGCATGATGCAACATCAGGTGATTTTTCATCGGCACAGTTAATCCCTGCCGCTTGCGTCCAAATTCCCGTGACCGCCGAAAAAGTCTGCGGAACCAACACAGTTGTGCATGCAACCAAACAGGCACAGCAGGCAATTTCTGGTCAACCCGGAAACGGGCTGAACATTACTGTGCTGGACCCGGATCAGGCCGAGGATACCCCGCAGCTTGAAGAGCGCGGCATCAATCCCGACACCACAAACGGGACAGAGAACTACCAGATCGAAGTCCGCAGCGATGAGCGCAAGCTGGAACCGGTTCTGGCAATCGGAATGGTCGAATCCGAACGTCTTGTGGCGCGCGGCGATCAGGTGACCTTCATCGGTTACAACAATTACCCTGCGTTGATTGCGCGTCAGGAAGTGCGCATTTTTGAAGCTGGTGTCTCGATGACATCTGTACCGCTTGCGGCGCTTGATCTGGATGATAGCGGCTTTGCACGCTGGTCGGTCGGCGCAGAGATGCCAGACCAATTGGTATATGTTTTGCGTGCCTATGATGCCGACGGTCGCTTTGATGAAACCGCGCCTCAAGAACTGGTCGCTCTAGATGAACTGAAAGACGATCAGACCAGCCCTAGCCGTCCAAATTTTGGACAGCATGATGAAGCGGTCATCCGCACCATCAAGATGCGCCGCGTCGCCACCGTGACTGTCACGGGCCGAGCGGATCCAGATGCCGAAATCGTCCGGGTCGGCGGCCAATTTGTGCCAGTCGATGCTGAAGGAAAATTTGTTAGCGAACAGATTGTGCCTGATGACACCAAAGACATTTCGATCATGATTGGCAAAGGCGAAGAAATCCGTTTTGCCGCCGTGCGTGATCTGAACTTTGAACGCGAACGCTGGTTCGTGGTGGCTCAGGGCGAGGTCACAATCGGGCGATCATTCTCCAGCGGCCCTGCCGAAATCGTAAGCGGTAGCACTCTGGCAGATGGCGATTATGCAATTGGCCGGACGGCATTCTATGCCAAAGGTCCGATCGGCGGTGACTGGAAACTGACCACCGCTCTGGACACGGGCGAAGCACCACTGGAAGATCTGTTTTCCAATCTCGACCGGAAAGATCCGCGTCAGCTGCTTCGCCGCCTAAACTCGGAACAGTATTATCCCACATATGGCGATGATTCGACATTGGTCGAGGATGCGCCAACGCAGGGCCGGTTCTATTTGCGCGCAGATAACGGCACAAGTCAGGCTGTAATCGGTAATTTCATTGCAGAGGTAACCAGCACCGAGCTGGCTCAGCTGGATCGCGGATTGTTCGGTGCACTTGTTGACATCAACAGCGCAGGAACCACCGATTTTGGCGAACGCGATGCACAAGTTATCGCCTTTGCATCCGATCCGGGCACTGTCCCTGCACGTGAAGAATTCCGCGGAACAGGTGGTTCGCTGTATTTCCTTGAGCGTCAGGATGTATCGATCGGTTCAGAACGCGTCCGGGTCGAGATCCGCGACCGGGAGACAGGGCTGGTCTTGGAGACCCGCGAGCTCCACCCGCGCGAAGATTATGACTTTGATCCCTTCAATGGCCGTCTGACACTGCTGCGTCCACTGCCGACCACAGTCAGCACCGGACGCACAATTCGCGAAGGCAGTTTGGCCGGAAATGTCCCGGTTCTGGTCGTGCGTTACGAATACACGCCAGCTGTCGGGGATATTGATGGTTACACAGTCGGGGGCCGCGGTACAGTCTGGATCGGCGATACCCTGCGACTGGGTGTAACCGCGCAGAAAGATTCCACCGCCGATGTCGATCAGACATTGCTGGGCGCGGATGCGATTGTTCGCATCACCGCTGGCACTTATGTAAAGGCCGAGCTGGCTCAGACCGATGGCGCAGGCTTTGCGCAGTCAAATTCGATCGATGGCGGTTTGTCTTTCAATGATTTCGCCGCGCCAATTGTGGCTGATGAAGCCTATGCCTGGCGGGCAGAGGGTGCGATCAATTTTGCAGAGCTTGCCAACAAACAGGGCGATCTGGGCAAAGTCAGCGCGTTCTATGAACAGCTGGATCGCGGATTTTCGAGCGCGGGTCGCCTCACTATCGAGGATACCGAGCGTTGGGGCGCTGCAATCGAATTGCCGTTGGGCAAGAACGGTGCGATCGCAGCGTCTTTCGATCAAGTCGCAATTGAAAATCGCGGCACCAACCGGACCGGCGAAGTGGACGTTTCCAAAGGCTTCACGCTTTCGGGCGGAACTTTGAAAGCCTCTGCCGGGGTGCGTCACGAAGACCTCGCCCCTGCGACACTTTTCAATTCAAGCCAGAACGGCGAACGCACCGATGCAGGCGTAGAGCTGGAATTCCAGCCTGCAGGCAGCAGCTGGACATTGCATGGCTTTGGCCAGGCCAGCCTATCGCGTGACGATACCCGTGCCAGCAACAACCGTATTGGTGCCGGTGCGACAGCCCAGATCACTGATCGTTTGTCATTTAAAGGCGAACTGTCAGGCGGCGATGGCGGTTTTGGCGCCGATGTCATGCTTAATCACCGCATGGGCGAAGGCGCGGAAAGTTATGTCGGTTATCGTCTTCTTGCAGACCGAACCGATACCGGGCTGGAACCGGAAAATCTGTTTACCGACAATCAAGGCGGCGCTTTGGTCGTTGGGTCGCGGCAGCGTTTTACCGACAGTCTATCCGTGTTCGGTGAAAACCGCATTGGGATCGGCGGCGACGCTTCGACACTGGCTCGCAGTTTCGGGCTGACTTTTACTCCTAGCGAGCAGGTCAGCGTATCCGGGACGTTTGAAAATGGCCGTGTCGATGATCCGTCAACCGGCCCGTTCGAACGCACCGCAGGCTCCGTTTCGGTGGGATACACGACCGATGCCGTGCGCGCCGGTGCGGCGGTTGAAATCCGCGATGAAGGCAATGGAACCGGTGACCAAACCGTTTGGCTGATCCGCTCCAACCTCAGCTATGCAGTCAATCCCGATTGGCGCTTTGTCAGCCAGCTTAATCTGGCGCGCGCCGATACCGAGGGCACCAGCATTCGCGCAGCCGAATTTACCGAGGCGATTGCAGGCTTTGCATTCCGCCCCGTTGAAAATGAACGCGTGAACGGTTTGATCCGTCTGCAATATTTCGAAGATCTGGGCCCAGTGGGCCAGTTCACCGGATCCGGCCAAACGGAAAGCCCGAAACAGGTCAGCACGATCTTTAGTGCCGATTTCAATTTCGACCTTTCGGAAAAGCTCACTCTTGGCACACGCTATGGCTATCGCGGAGGCAAAGTATCACTGGGCCGCAATTCGGAAGAATTTGTCAGCTCTGATGCCCATCTCGCGGTGCTCCGGGCGGATTACAACGTCCTGAAACAATGGGACTTGCTTGTCGAAGGCCGCGCATTGTGGGTTACTCAGGCGGACGATCTGCGTTTGGGAGCTTTGGCCGGAGCCTATCGCCATATCGGCGACAATGTGAAGATCGGCTTGGGATATTCATGGTCGGATTTCTCGGACGATCTCACCGATCAAAGCTATTCGAGCCACGGACCCTTCTTGAACATCCTGGGCCGTTTCTAA
- a CDS encoding SdrD B-like domain-containing protein, with translation MLTSILPFLAIATPGLVMAAVVTNTASISAPDDVIEVNTADNTVQDSDTLLLSIAPSNDVAVDVNGTAGTPGVVNVFDGDTIGGLPADPTNSVVSLADGSTLPPGISFDPATGLVDVAPDTPAGDYGFDYVICQIDVPDNCETASVSINIVAPPAAVSGTVYLDADSDRVLGDGEVRLGGWIVEVWDNGTAVATVVTDANGFYEIPGLAAGTSYVITFRNPTTGVVYERISGVQLNDASTLPDQNLPIDPSGVVYDAVTRAPVSGAELTLVDSSGNPLPVDCFIDASQQNQVTDASGDYRFDIVPGAAAACPLGETQYVIEVAPPAGYSFISTIIAPQTGSLDPTGQGEPLRVDNVSTAPTSADPTYYLSFLLGTGDPDVINNHIPLDPFLSRGDLIVTKTSTKRNASTGDLVSYEITVRNEESFRRDDIDVIDVLPAGMTYVLGTASVNGVPADPEQTNGSRELVWRDQIIPANSTVRYNLTLIVGAGVTEGQAVNTGLAENNLGEPVSNRGTATVSITPSTIFDCSELIGQVYVDANGNGYQDEGERGMPSVRLATVKGELITTDEFGRYHIACAAVPDARIGSNYVLKLDEATLPEGWAMTTDNPRSIRLTRGKMGELNFGVALALQASMQFDARAFGRSGEILPEHLLKLQSFAAERDGSTIIRAIYLIDGTETRDQITSRITAIKTAIEAAFANGDSEASPVIQVHAVAQSEAGAQ, from the coding sequence ATGCTGACAAGCATCCTCCCGTTCCTTGCGATCGCAACGCCGGGTCTGGTCATGGCCGCTGTCGTGACCAACACCGCGTCAATCAGCGCGCCTGATGACGTTATCGAAGTCAATACGGCTGATAACACGGTCCAAGACAGCGATACGCTTTTGCTTTCTATCGCACCGTCGAATGATGTCGCGGTGGACGTTAATGGCACCGCTGGCACCCCCGGTGTGGTGAATGTTTTCGATGGCGATACAATTGGCGGCCTTCCTGCCGACCCTACAAATTCGGTCGTTTCGCTTGCCGATGGCAGCACTTTGCCGCCGGGAATCTCTTTCGATCCTGCAACGGGTCTGGTCGATGTAGCGCCGGATACGCCTGCGGGCGATTACGGTTTTGACTATGTGATCTGCCAGATCGACGTGCCTGACAATTGCGAAACCGCTTCTGTCTCGATCAATATCGTTGCGCCTCCTGCTGCTGTCTCCGGTACAGTATATCTCGATGCGGACAGCGATCGTGTTCTTGGCGACGGTGAAGTTCGGCTTGGCGGTTGGATCGTCGAGGTGTGGGATAACGGTACTGCTGTTGCGACAGTGGTCACCGATGCCAACGGTTTCTACGAAATTCCGGGCCTCGCCGCAGGCACCTCTTATGTGATCACCTTCCGTAATCCGACAACGGGCGTTGTCTATGAGCGGATTTCAGGTGTTCAGCTCAACGATGCGAGCACACTGCCTGACCAGAATTTGCCGATCGATCCTTCGGGCGTGGTCTATGATGCGGTAACCCGCGCGCCGGTATCCGGTGCCGAGCTGACTTTGGTCGACAGCAGCGGAAATCCGCTTCCTGTTGATTGCTTCATAGACGCCTCGCAGCAGAATCAGGTGACAGATGCTTCGGGCGATTATCGCTTTGACATCGTGCCTGGCGCGGCTGCGGCATGCCCTCTTGGTGAAACACAATATGTCATCGAAGTTGCGCCGCCAGCCGGATACAGCTTCATCTCGACCATTATCGCGCCGCAAACCGGCTCTCTTGATCCAACCGGCCAGGGCGAACCCCTTCGCGTCGATAATGTATCGACCGCGCCGACATCGGCGGATCCGACCTATTACCTGTCGTTCCTGCTTGGGACGGGCGATCCCGATGTGATCAACAACCACATTCCGCTTGATCCATTCCTGTCGCGCGGCGATCTGATCGTCACCAAGACCTCTACCAAACGCAATGCCAGCACCGGCGATCTCGTTTCGTACGAAATCACGGTCCGCAACGAAGAATCGTTCCGCCGCGATGATATCGATGTCATCGATGTTCTTCCGGCAGGCATGACTTATGTACTGGGCACAGCGAGCGTTAACGGCGTTCCGGCTGATCCGGAACAGACCAATGGCAGCCGCGAACTTGTTTGGCGCGATCAGATTATCCCTGCCAACAGCACGGTGCGATATAATCTGACGCTGATCGTCGGTGCGGGTGTTACCGAAGGCCAGGCGGTGAACACCGGCCTTGCGGAAAATAATCTTGGAGAACCGGTTTCCAATCGCGGAACCGCGACTGTTTCCATCACCCCAAGCACGATTTTCGATTGTTCGGAATTGATCGGCCAAGTTTACGTTGATGCCAACGGCAACGGCTATCAGGACGAAGGCGAACGCGGCATGCCGTCTGTCCGTCTGGCCACGGTCAAAGGCGAGCTCATCACCACAGATGAATTCGGTCGTTATCACATTGCCTGTGCCGCTGTCCCCGACGCGCGCATCGGCTCAAACTATGTCCTCAAACTGGACGAAGCCACTTTGCCTGAAGGCTGGGCCATGACGACTGACAACCCCCGGTCGATCAGGCTCACACGAGGCAAGATGGGCGAACTGAATTTCGGTGTCGCTCTGGCGCTTCAGGCGAGCATGCAATTTGACGCACGCGCCTTTGGCCGCTCCGGTGAAATCCTGCCTGAACATCTGCTCAAACTGCAAAGCTTCGCGGCAGAGCGCGATGGATCAACGATTATCCGCGCGATCTATCTGATCGACGGAACAGAAACGCGTGATCAAATCACGTCCAGAATTACGGCCATCAAAACTGCCATCGAGGCAGCTTTCGCGAACGGAGACAGCGAGGCATCGCCGGTCATTCAGGTGCACGCCGTCGCGCAATCTGAAGCGGGAGCCCAATAA